In Aquimarina sp. TRL1, a single window of DNA contains:
- a CDS encoding DUF1629 domain-containing protein, protein MQKLLFPDIKKTPNITLSDKASCYEMIWEDGGHIDQNIYDLSNLEFICEGPPPKKKIDLLISDIGCPLVSERLKDKLQEEKIENIHFYPAQVLNSYNKDHYSNFYALNISKLESCIDTEQSEFKGRIINGKLRGIRRINKLILQPTTSAICRVTFFRRLIVVSDLALTVFNDSSFSGIKLIEPRRWDGFRGEKQ, encoded by the coding sequence ATGCAAAAATTACTTTTTCCTGATATAAAAAAAACGCCCAATATAACACTAAGTGATAAGGCTAGTTGTTACGAAATGATCTGGGAAGATGGTGGTCATATCGATCAAAATATTTATGATTTATCCAACTTAGAGTTCATCTGTGAAGGTCCTCCCCCTAAAAAAAAGATTGACTTATTGATAAGTGATATAGGATGCCCATTAGTATCAGAACGTCTAAAGGATAAACTACAGGAAGAAAAAATTGAAAATATTCATTTTTATCCAGCTCAAGTTCTTAATTCTTATAATAAAGATCATTATTCAAATTTTTATGCTTTAAACATTTCAAAATTAGAATCATGCATAGACACAGAACAATCTGAATTCAAGGGAAGAATAATAAATGGAAAACTTAGAGGGATTAGAAGAATCAATAAACTCATTTTACAGCCTACAACTTCTGCTATTTGCAGAGTAACCTTTTTTAGGAGATTGATTGTTGTTTCCGATCTAGCCTTGACTGTTTTCAATGACAGCTCGTTTTCCGGTATTAAATTAATTGAACCTAGAAGATGGGATGGGTTTAGAGGAGAAAAACAATAA
- a CDS encoding alpha/beta fold hydrolase: MKLMLKTLKWIGKILGGLIMLILLSGVCFRLFSSNPTPPGKLVDVDGTKLHIRAEGPKNNLPTLVLESGAGNDTDVFHWVAEGLKEELRVVRYDREGKWFSEPSNDSITSEFYAHQLHKLLEKNGEKPPYILVGHSMGGPYNRIFRDLYPDEVKGLVFLDSSHPEQWKRLAENGLFEKNQMKTIKYLAILSDIGIMGVYNVISTPKIIDDNLPKDCQNRKLSLTAYSGDVYRRYLKENEINENILSRAGQASKLDSLPVLVFTANEQYGESQIWFEMQKELKELSTKGKQFYMDATHGSIITKKENAEKINKEILLMAKTIN; encoded by the coding sequence ATGAAATTAATGTTAAAAACCTTAAAGTGGATTGGTAAAATTTTAGGCGGACTTATAATGTTGATATTACTATCAGGAGTATGCTTTCGGTTATTTAGTTCAAACCCCACTCCTCCAGGAAAATTAGTGGATGTTGATGGAACCAAACTTCATATAAGAGCCGAAGGCCCAAAAAATAATCTACCAACCCTTGTTCTAGAATCAGGAGCAGGAAATGATACAGATGTGTTTCATTGGGTTGCAGAAGGATTAAAAGAAGAATTGAGAGTTGTCCGTTATGATAGAGAAGGAAAATGGTTTAGTGAACCTAGTAATGACAGTATTACATCAGAATTTTATGCTCACCAATTACATAAATTACTAGAAAAAAATGGTGAAAAACCACCTTATATATTAGTAGGTCACTCTATGGGCGGTCCTTATAACCGCATATTCAGAGACTTATATCCAGATGAAGTAAAAGGGCTTGTTTTTCTGGATTCGAGTCATCCCGAACAATGGAAACGATTAGCAGAGAATGGATTGTTTGAAAAAAATCAAATGAAAACTATAAAATACCTTGCAATCCTGTCCGATATAGGAATTATGGGAGTTTATAATGTAATAAGCACTCCAAAAATTATAGATGATAATTTGCCAAAAGATTGCCAGAATCGCAAACTGAGCCTTACTGCTTATTCCGGGGATGTCTACCGCAGGTATCTAAAGGAAAATGAAATAAATGAAAATATACTTTCGCGAGCAGGTCAAGCAAGTAAATTAGATTCATTACCCGTTTTGGTTTTTACCGCAAATGAACAGTATGGAGAATCTCAAATATGGTTTGAAATGCAAAAAGAGTTAAAAGAACTATCCACTAAAGGAAAACAGTTTTATATGGATGCAACTCATGGTTCTATAATTACAAAAAAAGAGAATGCTGAAAAAATTAACAAAGAAATACTTTTAATGGCTAAAACAATTAATTAG
- a CDS encoding alpha/beta hydrolase, with amino-acid sequence MNGTDYAEFRTDLNHEEFYFDVDDDVKLHGVLFKPDSIASVGTIFHYSGKGMHLMSSIQESYKPLLKKGFQIFCFERRNFGKSNGDATNSLTLKKDALFIFDEIIKLDNVVNKPILIWGQSLGGAFASMNASERQEKIKGLVLEGTFSSFPDIGKVYANALNLENFKWIVPLIMNNDFPTEENIKKLTIPTVILHSKSDKQVPYELGKKIFEKANKNNTRFWDIDSKHIMGIYDYEEKYVGEFIKMIEK; translated from the coding sequence ATGAATGGAACCGATTATGCAGAATTTAGAACCGACTTGAATCATGAAGAATTTTATTTTGATGTAGATGATGATGTGAAATTACACGGAGTACTTTTTAAACCTGATTCAATTGCTTCGGTAGGAACAATTTTTCATTACTCTGGAAAAGGAATGCATTTAATGTCTTCTATTCAAGAATCATACAAACCCCTTTTGAAAAAAGGATTTCAAATTTTTTGTTTTGAACGTAGAAATTTTGGAAAATCAAATGGCGATGCTACTAATTCTTTAACTTTAAAGAAAGATGCTTTATTCATTTTTGATGAAATTATAAAATTGGATAATGTTGTAAACAAACCAATTCTAATATGGGGACAATCATTAGGTGGAGCATTTGCCTCTATGAATGCTAGTGAAAGACAAGAAAAAATAAAGGGTTTGGTATTAGAAGGAACTTTTAGTTCATTTCCTGATATCGGAAAAGTTTATGCAAACGCACTGAATTTAGAAAATTTTAAATGGATAGTTCCTTTGATAATGAATAATGATTTCCCTACGGAAGAAAATATAAAAAAATTAACGATCCCAACTGTGATTTTACATAGCAAATCCGACAAGCAGGTTCCATATGAATTGGGAAAAAAGATATTTGAAAAAGCAAATAAAAACAATACTAGATTCTGGGATATTGATAGTAAACATATTATGGGAATTTATGATTATGAGGAAAAATATGTCGGAGAGTTTATAAAAATGATAGAAAAATAA